One genomic window of Quadrisphaera setariae includes the following:
- a CDS encoding GGDEF domain-containing protein: protein MLVVIPALVVLQVRGAAHGWPWGVQLVVWAVFSASRDDAVQRVLGGGSLERRVVARTVLGCLLGALAVFSSGAPELAPVVCTLVTAVHLRWAARWSLPAGLAGICLSVPAGVVLDHLGGVHPMAGPYSLWISVALMGLGAATVGNLALLSAQQEEAQQRAARAQQLREELLRRAAEHDVLTGLLSRSAVTARLAAGAARARPGCATGVLFCDLDGFKAVNDGHGHAAGDALLVEVAARLVEAVGASGEVGRVGGDEFVVVLQGLERPAEAHDVAERVRSAVDAPVAVGDRLVATGVSVGVAVTTGRTSADDLLDAADAAMYADKAERRRARTAAGAATSAEVPTGT, encoded by the coding sequence GTGCTGGTGGTCATCCCCGCGCTCGTCGTGCTGCAGGTCAGGGGTGCCGCGCACGGCTGGCCCTGGGGCGTGCAGCTGGTGGTGTGGGCCGTCTTCTCCGCGAGCCGCGACGACGCCGTGCAGCGCGTGCTCGGAGGAGGGTCCCTGGAGCGTCGGGTCGTGGCCCGCACGGTGCTCGGCTGCCTGCTCGGCGCGCTGGCGGTGTTCAGCTCCGGCGCCCCCGAGCTGGCCCCGGTGGTCTGCACCCTGGTCACCGCGGTGCACCTGCGGTGGGCGGCCCGCTGGTCCCTGCCCGCGGGCCTCGCCGGCATCTGCCTCTCGGTGCCCGCCGGCGTCGTCCTCGACCACCTGGGCGGGGTCCACCCCATGGCGGGCCCCTACAGCCTCTGGATCTCCGTGGCGCTCATGGGTCTGGGGGCGGCCACGGTGGGCAACCTCGCGCTGCTCTCGGCCCAGCAGGAGGAGGCCCAGCAGCGCGCCGCCCGCGCCCAGCAGCTGCGCGAGGAGCTCCTGCGGCGCGCCGCGGAGCACGACGTGCTGACGGGGCTGCTCTCCCGCTCGGCGGTCACGGCGCGCCTGGCCGCAGGCGCCGCGCGTGCGCGGCCCGGCTGCGCCACGGGGGTGCTCTTCTGCGACCTCGACGGCTTCAAGGCCGTCAACGACGGGCACGGGCACGCCGCCGGTGACGCCCTGCTCGTGGAGGTCGCCGCGCGGCTGGTCGAGGCGGTCGGAGCCAGCGGCGAGGTGGGGCGCGTCGGCGGTGACGAGTTCGTCGTCGTCCTGCAGGGGCTCGAGCGCCCGGCGGAGGCGCACGACGTCGCCGAGCGGGTGCGCTCGGCGGTGGACGCGCCCGTCGCCGTGGGCGACCGGCTCGTGGCCACCGGGGTGAGCGTGGGGGTCGCCGTGACCACTGGGCGCACCAGCGCCGACGACCTCCTCGACGCCGCCGACGCGGCCATGTACGCCGACAAGGCCGAGCGCCGCCGCGCCCGCACCGCAGCGGGTGCAGCGACCTCCGCGGAGGTTCCGACCGGCACGTGA
- a CDS encoding putative bifunctional diguanylate cyclase/phosphodiesterase gives MTWRWSAVLAAVGSTAVLLTAAGGGVPPALYFGCYLLGIAAVLAGALRHRGAVRSGWVCIGLAQVLWLLGDVVHDAAYGLQALPAGALSPGTPAYVAGYVLLTAGLVVLGRSSGAEDWRAGALEGAIVSVAMALLVWVLVAGPQMETPGGGWQATFGYFVGDVVLVSQAVHLLSVSGWRSPSHLLGASATLVLLSCDALSVLAPGDGVWTTVLSFGAVASNQLWALAALHRSSSGPPAGAPRTSGISAGRLGALTGALVLPPTLLGVLVLTDTAPGWAAALPAWQATSIVAAGVLVSLLVGARVLEARRTAARALGEMAGLSRSLEHQATHDPLTGLANRASSGTRLAEALTAARGARRSLGLLFVDLDGFKAVNDTHGHRAGDEVLRTVAGRLRSCVRSGDVVGRLGGDEFVVVLVDVADESELLACAQRVVDHLGAPLSAGGQQVALGASVGVAFTADGSTAPEVLLHEADTAAYRAKAGGRGCAVLYDDALRREEQARTELEDDLRRAIAADQLELHYQPVVNLGGGLGATGGVEGFEALVRWDRPGHGPVPPSEFVPVAEASDLVCELGRWVLRTAARQQVAWARLRADGTAPIIGVNLAPRHLGRPSVVEDVASALRDAGADPRRFLVEVTETDVVDTAAAVEHLRRIRALGVGIAIDDFGTGYASIQHLRRLPCDHLKIDRSLVVSTEPGAAELLALAVSSGHAFGMLVLAEGVETPEHEAAVLAAGADLGQGWLWSRALPASQLDEVVLTRSTPRLRASSPGPGPLLPVGAARPEGAR, from the coding sequence ATGACCTGGCGCTGGAGCGCGGTGCTCGCGGCAGTGGGCAGCACAGCGGTGCTGCTCACCGCCGCGGGCGGCGGCGTGCCCCCGGCGCTGTACTTCGGGTGCTACCTGCTCGGCATCGCCGCGGTGCTCGCCGGCGCGCTGCGCCACCGCGGCGCAGTGCGCTCGGGGTGGGTGTGCATCGGCCTCGCCCAGGTGCTGTGGCTGCTGGGAGACGTCGTCCACGACGCGGCCTACGGGCTGCAGGCCCTCCCCGCGGGCGCTCTCTCCCCCGGGACCCCGGCGTACGTCGCGGGGTACGTCCTGCTCACCGCCGGGCTCGTGGTGCTGGGGCGCAGCAGCGGCGCGGAGGACTGGCGCGCCGGCGCCCTGGAGGGCGCCATCGTCTCGGTGGCCATGGCCCTGCTGGTCTGGGTGCTGGTGGCGGGTCCCCAGATGGAGACCCCCGGCGGCGGTTGGCAGGCCACCTTCGGCTACTTCGTCGGCGACGTGGTGCTCGTCTCCCAGGCGGTGCACCTGCTGTCCGTCTCCGGCTGGCGCTCACCGAGCCACCTCCTGGGCGCCTCGGCCACCCTGGTGCTGCTCAGCTGCGACGCCCTCTCGGTGCTCGCACCGGGTGACGGGGTGTGGACGACGGTGCTCTCGTTCGGAGCCGTCGCCAGCAACCAGCTGTGGGCCCTGGCCGCGCTGCACCGCAGCAGCAGCGGCCCACCGGCCGGCGCCCCGCGGACCTCGGGCATCTCCGCAGGGCGCCTGGGAGCCCTCACCGGCGCGCTGGTCCTTCCCCCGACCCTGCTCGGCGTCCTCGTCCTCACCGACACCGCGCCCGGGTGGGCCGCCGCCCTCCCCGCGTGGCAGGCCACCTCGATCGTCGCCGCCGGGGTGCTGGTCTCGCTGCTCGTGGGCGCTCGCGTGCTCGAGGCGAGGCGCACGGCGGCGCGCGCCCTGGGCGAGATGGCGGGGCTCAGCCGCTCGCTCGAGCACCAGGCCACCCACGACCCGCTGACGGGTCTGGCCAACAGGGCCAGCAGCGGTACCCGCCTCGCGGAGGCGCTCACGGCCGCGCGCGGCGCGCGGCGGTCGCTGGGACTGCTCTTCGTGGACCTCGACGGGTTCAAGGCCGTCAACGACACCCACGGCCACCGCGCCGGCGACGAGGTGCTTCGCACCGTCGCGGGCAGGCTGCGCTCGTGCGTGCGCTCCGGCGACGTGGTGGGCCGTCTCGGCGGTGACGAGTTCGTCGTCGTGCTCGTGGACGTGGCCGACGAGAGCGAGCTGCTCGCGTGCGCGCAGCGCGTCGTCGACCACCTCGGCGCGCCGCTGAGCGCCGGCGGCCAGCAGGTGGCGCTCGGCGCCAGCGTGGGCGTCGCCTTCACCGCCGACGGCTCCACGGCACCCGAGGTGCTGCTCCACGAGGCCGACACCGCCGCCTACCGCGCCAAGGCGGGCGGACGGGGCTGCGCCGTGCTCTACGACGACGCGCTCCGCCGCGAGGAGCAGGCGCGCACCGAGCTCGAGGACGACCTGCGCCGCGCCATCGCGGCGGACCAGCTCGAGCTGCACTACCAGCCGGTGGTGAACCTCGGCGGCGGGCTCGGGGCCACCGGCGGCGTCGAGGGCTTCGAAGCCCTGGTGCGCTGGGACCGCCCCGGCCACGGACCGGTGCCGCCCTCGGAGTTCGTGCCCGTGGCCGAGGCGTCGGACCTGGTCTGCGAGCTCGGGCGCTGGGTGCTGCGCACCGCCGCGCGCCAGCAGGTGGCCTGGGCGCGGCTGCGCGCCGACGGCACCGCGCCCATCATCGGCGTCAACCTCGCCCCCCGGCACCTGGGCCGCCCCTCCGTGGTCGAGGACGTCGCCTCCGCGCTGCGCGACGCCGGGGCCGACCCCCGTCGCTTCCTCGTGGAGGTCACCGAGACCGACGTGGTGGACACCGCCGCTGCGGTGGAGCACCTGCGTCGGATCCGGGCGCTCGGGGTGGGGATCGCCATCGACGACTTCGGCACGGGCTACGCCTCGATCCAGCACCTGCGCCGCCTGCCCTGCGACCACCTGAAGATCGACAGGAGCCTGGTGGTGTCCACCGAGCCCGGCGCCGCCGAGCTCCTCGCGCTGGCCGTCAGCTCCGGGCACGCCTTCGGCATGCTCGTGCTCGCCGAGGGCGTGGAGACCCCCGAGCACGAGGCCGCCGTCCTCGCCGCCGGAGCCGACCTCGGCCAGGGCTGGCTCTGGAGCCGCGCGCTGCCCGCGTCCCAGCTCGACGAGGTGGTGCTGACGAGGTCGACGCCCCGGCTCCGCGCCTCCTCGCCCGGTCCGGGACCGCTGCTCCCCGTGGGTGCTGCTCGTCCGGAGGGAGCCCGGTGA
- a CDS encoding TetR/AcrR family transcriptional regulator: MLSTVQDRRAALKGRHRAALVTAARELLDERGGAGFTTEDLAARADVSRRTVFNHFSHLEDVVVACVEAELETAIAAVEEDLAASVVRASPLDDLEATLGTSEVATVLSWLGRTLSAPGRETAAERVRQRAMHRFGAGAAERLAERYPGTSPLELALLTTTVMNGMAVVGEAWLEETGGTLDERSRRRWADLLDLLFSAVRHGFAPRAADPSPVSSTPSTPPTSPTEGS, from the coding sequence GTGCTCTCGACCGTCCAAGACCGGCGGGCGGCCCTCAAGGGCCGCCACCGCGCCGCCCTCGTCACCGCGGCCCGCGAGCTGCTGGACGAGCGCGGTGGCGCCGGCTTCACCACCGAGGACCTCGCCGCACGCGCCGACGTCTCGCGTCGCACGGTCTTCAACCACTTCTCCCACCTGGAGGACGTGGTGGTCGCGTGCGTGGAGGCCGAGCTCGAGACGGCCATCGCCGCCGTCGAGGAGGACCTCGCCGCCTCCGTGGTGCGCGCCAGCCCCCTCGACGACCTCGAGGCCACCCTCGGCACCTCGGAGGTCGCCACGGTCCTGAGCTGGCTGGGGCGCACCCTGTCGGCACCGGGCCGCGAGACCGCCGCCGAGCGCGTCCGCCAGCGGGCCATGCACCGCTTCGGCGCGGGCGCCGCCGAGCGCCTGGCCGAGCGCTACCCCGGCACCAGCCCGCTGGAGCTGGCCCTCCTCACCACCACCGTCATGAACGGCATGGCCGTGGTGGGGGAGGCCTGGCTCGAGGAGACCGGCGGCACCCTCGACGAGCGCAGCCGGCGCCGGTGGGCCGACCTGCTCGACCTCCTCTTCTCCGCCGTGCGCCACGGCTTCGCCCCGCGCGCCGCTGATCCCTCCCCGGTCTCCTCGACCCCCTCGACTCCTCCGACCTCCCCGACGGAAGGCTCCTGA
- a CDS encoding class II histone deacetylase produces the protein MRTGYVWEELYGWHDTGTHAAFVAPGGLVQPHRHVESAESKTRFAALVEVSGLGAKLDRIRAVPAAEDDVLAVHTAEHLERIRAGSAAPRGGDAGDGTSPFGPGGLEIALLAAGGAVQAASAVVTGRVTNAYALVRPPGHHARPETGMGFCVFANAAIAIQHVRRHHGVERVAVVDWDVHHGNGTEEVFAEDPDVLTISVHQDQLYPKGTGRLTDRGRGAGEGSAINVPLPAGTGNDGYLHAVEQVVLPALERHRPDLVVVASGFDPAALDPLGGMVVTTTGFRRMARAVLDAADRLCDGRVVMTHEGGYSPVYAPLCGVAVLEEMSGERTEVTDFLAEEYEDLPDQALRPHQAEAVAAAAAAAGLQRAGAAL, from the coding sequence ATGCGCACCGGGTACGTGTGGGAAGAGCTCTACGGCTGGCACGACACCGGCACCCACGCCGCCTTCGTGGCGCCCGGTGGCCTCGTGCAGCCCCACCGCCACGTGGAGTCGGCCGAGTCCAAGACGCGCTTCGCCGCCCTGGTGGAGGTCAGCGGGCTGGGGGCGAAGCTCGACAGGATCCGCGCGGTGCCGGCCGCTGAGGACGACGTGCTCGCCGTCCACACCGCCGAGCACCTGGAGCGCATCCGCGCCGGCAGCGCCGCCCCGCGCGGCGGCGACGCCGGCGACGGCACCTCCCCGTTCGGCCCCGGGGGCCTGGAGATCGCGCTGCTGGCCGCCGGGGGCGCCGTCCAGGCGGCGTCAGCCGTGGTGACCGGCCGGGTCACCAACGCCTACGCCCTCGTCCGGCCGCCCGGTCACCACGCCCGCCCCGAGACCGGCATGGGCTTCTGCGTGTTCGCCAACGCCGCGATCGCCATCCAGCACGTGCGCCGCCACCACGGGGTGGAGCGCGTGGCGGTGGTCGACTGGGACGTCCACCACGGCAACGGCACCGAGGAGGTGTTCGCCGAGGACCCCGACGTGCTGACGATCTCGGTCCACCAGGACCAGCTCTACCCCAAGGGCACCGGCCGCCTCACCGACCGCGGCCGCGGCGCCGGAGAGGGCTCTGCGATCAACGTCCCGCTGCCCGCGGGCACCGGCAACGACGGCTACCTGCACGCCGTGGAGCAGGTGGTGCTGCCGGCGCTGGAGCGGCACCGGCCCGACCTCGTGGTGGTCGCCTCCGGCTTCGACCCCGCCGCGCTCGACCCGCTCGGCGGCATGGTGGTGACGACCACCGGGTTCCGGCGGATGGCCCGGGCCGTGCTCGACGCCGCCGACCGGCTGTGCGACGGGCGGGTCGTGATGACGCACGAGGGCGGCTACAGCCCCGTCTACGCGCCCCTGTGCGGCGTCGCCGTGCTGGAGGAGATGTCGGGGGAGCGCACCGAGGTCACCGACTTCCTCGCCGAGGAGTACGAGGACCTCCCCGACCAGGCGCTGCGGCCCCACCAGGCCGAGGCCGTGGCGGCCGCGGCGGCCGCCGCCGGGCTCCAGCGGGCAGGGGCGGCGCTGTGA
- a CDS encoding APC family permease, with the protein MVVDGQLRRVLGTPSLVLFGLAYLVPLTVFTTYGLITQQTSGHLATAYLVTTVVMAFTAVSYALNVRAHPSAGSAYTYVQRSFGAHAGFITGWALMLDYLLLPMINYLLIGIYVNAQFPWVPAWLVVVLAIALVTATTIVGITVVDKANLVLVGAQLVFAVVFVALVVAQLTGASQRPGLLEPFVSSDLAWPAVFAGAAVLALSFLGFDAISTLSEEARDARRSVPRAIVITTALGGVIFVVLSWASQTALPDWQSITDPDSAGLQVMTEAGGQLLANFFLAAYIAGCFASATASQVSVARILFAMGRDGVLPRGVFGALSARFRTPVGATLVVAAVSLLALVIDLATLASVISFGALAAFSLVNLTVVKGYVIDGRRRSPRDIALYGVVPVIGFVLTLWLWTNLTAETFVVGGAWALVGVAYLAVLTRGFRRPPPQLAVDHTP; encoded by the coding sequence GTGGTGGTGGACGGCCAGCTGCGCCGGGTGCTCGGCACGCCGTCGCTGGTGCTGTTCGGCCTCGCCTACCTCGTGCCGCTGACCGTCTTCACCACCTACGGGCTCATCACCCAGCAGACCAGCGGACACCTCGCCACCGCCTACCTCGTGACGACGGTGGTCATGGCGTTCACGGCGGTCAGCTACGCCCTGAACGTGCGCGCTCACCCCTCGGCCGGCTCGGCGTACACCTACGTGCAGCGGAGCTTCGGCGCGCACGCCGGCTTCATCACCGGCTGGGCGCTCATGCTCGACTACCTGCTCCTCCCGATGATCAACTACCTGCTCATCGGGATCTACGTCAACGCGCAGTTCCCGTGGGTCCCGGCCTGGCTCGTCGTCGTCCTCGCCATCGCCCTGGTCACCGCGACGACGATCGTCGGCATCACCGTGGTCGACAAGGCCAACCTCGTGCTCGTCGGGGCCCAGCTGGTCTTCGCGGTGGTGTTCGTGGCCCTCGTGGTGGCCCAGCTCACCGGCGCCTCCCAGCGCCCGGGCCTGCTGGAGCCGTTCGTCTCCTCCGACCTCGCCTGGCCGGCGGTCTTCGCCGGCGCGGCCGTGCTGGCGCTGTCCTTCCTCGGCTTCGACGCCATCTCCACGCTCTCGGAGGAGGCGAGGGACGCCCGGCGCTCCGTGCCGCGGGCCATCGTCATCACCACCGCGCTCGGCGGCGTGATCTTCGTGGTGCTCTCCTGGGCCTCGCAGACGGCCCTGCCCGACTGGCAGTCCATCACCGACCCCGACTCCGCCGGCCTGCAGGTCATGACCGAGGCCGGCGGGCAGCTCCTGGCGAACTTCTTCCTCGCCGCCTACATCGCGGGCTGCTTCGCCTCCGCGACGGCCAGCCAGGTGTCCGTGGCGCGCATCCTGTTCGCCATGGGCCGCGACGGCGTGCTGCCGCGCGGCGTCTTCGGCGCCCTGTCCGCCCGCTTCCGCACGCCGGTCGGGGCCACGCTCGTGGTGGCGGCCGTGTCGCTGCTGGCCCTCGTCATCGACCTCGCCACGCTCGCCTCCGTCATCAGCTTCGGCGCGCTGGCGGCGTTCTCGCTGGTCAACCTCACCGTCGTCAAGGGATACGTCATCGACGGCAGGCGTCGTTCACCGCGTGACATCGCGCTGTACGGCGTCGTCCCGGTGATCGGCTTCGTGCTGACGCTGTGGCTGTGGACCAACCTCACCGCCGAGACGTTCGTCGTCGGTGGGGCCTGGGCCCTGGTCGGCGTGGCCTACCTCGCGGTGCTCACCCGCGGGTTCCGCAGGCCGCCCCCGCAGCTGGCCGTCGACCACACCCCCTGA
- a CDS encoding putative bifunctional diguanylate cyclase/phosphodiesterase has protein sequence MTLVGAAARLRSWACGPGGLTLALTAAIASAGAAAAAHLPHRALLPEPPLGGWAGLAVLAVALVVAELAQAHVEVRRQAYSFSLTGVPLLLGLLFCPPEVLVAVRVGAAALAFALQRVSPVKFAFNLGAYLLDVSLVVLVAHLLTGPREHLDVALALAVYAAMAVVDLLMTCLVLLVIRINSGPLEVVDVVDSVVPAVVFVVINVATGLLVALLAASGALGWTLLAAVVVLVAAVYRVHLVLRRRHASLQVVKDFVDLGAHTAAQGGELAEVLLGRLRTDVRAERASILVPAADDGDGEGGWTALAQSQEDDAEPTLQRTGRRAHDTALVEAALAQGGTLVGPRTGDRLHQQWLAAHGLREAMACPVEVEGRRGLVVVADRLGDTATFGRDDLSLLQTLAGHLEVALRSAWLVDRLRHDARHDPLTGLPNLLGLSEQAAAALASDRPPAVLVLSLDRADEVNAVLGHRAGDELLVLVARRLELALPGALVGRLSGWQFAVVLPTPEGGSALDDALLAAGSVERALDAPVQLTSTSVSTAASTGVALAQPGDDLGDALRRADTARTSRRADGPVVYTSSMDEGRAERVELLADLRGALDGDELSLHFQPKLDLASGLVTSVESLVRWEHPRLGRLAPDLFVPLAESTALIDPFTHHLLGKALHQCRTWQDQGIDLSVAVNLSARNVQDPSLPERVAAALARAGVPASRLTLEMTESSLAEDPARTIEVLERLAAIGTTISLDDFGTGYSSLSYLQRLPVQELKIDKSFVRGLEASSSAGDAAVSAALIRSITALKDALGLRVVAEGVEDLHVLERLRELGCDTIQGYVISRPLPADQLDASTFRWHAAPGATAR, from the coding sequence GTGACGCTGGTCGGTGCCGCCGCGAGGCTCCGCAGCTGGGCCTGCGGGCCCGGCGGGCTCACCCTGGCGCTGACCGCAGCCATCGCGTCGGCGGGCGCCGCAGCCGCCGCGCACCTGCCGCACCGCGCCCTGCTGCCGGAGCCGCCGCTGGGCGGGTGGGCCGGGCTGGCCGTCCTGGCGGTCGCGCTGGTCGTGGCGGAGCTCGCCCAGGCCCACGTCGAGGTGCGGCGCCAGGCCTACAGCTTCTCCCTCACCGGCGTCCCCCTGCTGCTGGGGCTGCTCTTCTGCCCACCCGAGGTGCTGGTCGCCGTGCGCGTGGGAGCTGCGGCCCTCGCCTTCGCCCTGCAGCGCGTGAGCCCCGTCAAGTTCGCCTTCAACCTCGGCGCCTACCTGCTCGACGTCTCCCTGGTGGTGCTGGTGGCGCACCTGCTCACCGGTCCGCGCGAGCACCTCGACGTGGCCCTGGCGCTCGCCGTCTACGCCGCGATGGCCGTGGTGGACCTGCTCATGACGTGCCTGGTGCTGCTCGTGATCCGCATCAACAGCGGTCCGCTGGAGGTCGTCGACGTCGTCGACTCGGTGGTCCCCGCCGTCGTGTTCGTGGTCATCAACGTGGCCACCGGCCTCCTCGTGGCGCTGCTGGCGGCCTCGGGCGCGCTGGGGTGGACGCTGCTGGCGGCCGTCGTCGTCCTGGTGGCTGCCGTCTACAGGGTCCACCTGGTGCTCCGGCGCCGCCACGCGTCGCTGCAGGTGGTCAAGGACTTCGTGGACCTGGGGGCGCACACCGCGGCCCAGGGCGGGGAGCTGGCGGAGGTGCTCCTCGGACGCCTGCGCACCGACGTGCGCGCCGAGCGCGCCTCGATCCTCGTGCCCGCGGCCGACGACGGCGACGGCGAGGGGGGCTGGACGGCCCTGGCGCAGTCGCAGGAGGACGACGCCGAGCCGACGCTCCAGCGCACCGGACGCCGCGCGCACGACACCGCGCTGGTCGAGGCCGCTCTCGCGCAGGGCGGGACCCTCGTCGGCCCGCGCACGGGGGACCGCCTGCACCAGCAGTGGCTGGCGGCCCACGGCCTGCGCGAGGCCATGGCCTGCCCGGTGGAGGTCGAGGGACGGCGCGGGCTCGTGGTCGTGGCGGACCGGCTCGGCGACACGGCCACCTTCGGCCGGGACGACCTCTCCCTCCTGCAGACCCTCGCGGGCCACCTGGAGGTCGCGCTGCGCAGCGCGTGGCTGGTGGACAGGCTCCGGCACGACGCGCGCCACGACCCCCTCACGGGGCTGCCCAACCTGCTGGGCCTGTCGGAGCAGGCCGCAGCGGCCCTGGCCAGCGACCGGCCGCCGGCGGTGCTCGTGCTCTCCCTGGACCGCGCGGACGAGGTCAACGCCGTGCTCGGCCACCGCGCCGGCGACGAGCTGCTCGTGCTGGTGGCGCGCCGCCTGGAGCTGGCCCTGCCCGGGGCGCTCGTGGGCCGGCTCAGCGGATGGCAGTTCGCCGTGGTCCTTCCGACGCCCGAGGGCGGGTCGGCCCTCGACGACGCGCTGCTCGCCGCCGGCAGCGTCGAGCGCGCGCTGGACGCCCCCGTGCAGCTGACCTCCACCTCGGTCTCGACCGCCGCCAGCACGGGGGTGGCGCTGGCGCAGCCCGGGGACGACCTCGGCGACGCGCTGCGACGGGCCGACACGGCCCGCACGTCGCGGCGCGCCGACGGCCCGGTGGTCTACACCTCGTCGATGGACGAGGGGCGGGCGGAGCGCGTGGAGCTGCTGGCCGACCTCCGCGGCGCCCTCGACGGCGACGAGCTGTCCCTGCACTTCCAGCCCAAGCTCGACCTGGCCTCCGGCCTGGTCACGTCGGTGGAGTCGCTCGTCCGCTGGGAGCACCCCCGCCTCGGCCGGCTGGCGCCGGACCTCTTCGTGCCCCTGGCCGAGTCGACGGCGCTCATCGACCCCTTCACCCACCACCTGCTGGGCAAGGCGCTCCACCAGTGCCGCACCTGGCAGGACCAGGGCATCGACCTGTCCGTGGCGGTCAACCTCTCGGCCCGCAACGTGCAGGACCCGTCGCTGCCGGAGCGGGTGGCCGCCGCGCTCGCCCGCGCCGGGGTGCCGGCGTCGCGCCTGACGCTCGAGATGACCGAGAGCTCCCTGGCGGAGGACCCGGCGCGGACCATCGAGGTGCTGGAGCGGCTGGCGGCGATCGGGACGACCATCTCGCTGGACGACTTCGGGACGGGCTACTCCAGCCTGTCCTACCTGCAGCGCCTGCCGGTCCAGGAGCTGAAGATCGACAAGAGCTTCGTGCGCGGCCTGGAGGCGTCGTCGTCCGCCGGGGACGCGGCCGTGAGCGCAGCTCTCATCCGCAGCATCACGGCGCTCAAGGACGCGCTGGGCCTGCGGGTGGTCGCCGAGGGCGTGGAGGACCTGCACGTGCTCGAGCGGCTGCGCGAGCTGGGCTGCGACACCATCCAGGGCTACGTCATCAGCCGCCCCCTGCCCGCCGACCAGCTCGACGCCTCGACCTTCCGCTGGCACGCGGCGCCCGGTGCCACCGCCCGCTGA
- a CDS encoding S8 family serine peptidase, producing MTSDLQRRRDRRPTRQRLRSTALAGTALVAAATLVPAAPALAASPGDAGTGVAAVAAPTTLQPGLLSSVLGTLWGDRKTDDLARNPLTGKYDARRDPGSLYSITTAIGARDVWQQTDARGAALTGKGVTVAVVDSGVAPVQGLAGKLVQGPDLSIEANSASPLSPDSYGHGTHMASIIGTADAASRTRTGAPSVLDSTSQLGVAPDAGLLALKLANTDGSTDVSQVIAGLDWVVEHRRDNGMDVRVVNLSFGTDGLQSYQVDPLAAAVERAWQRGVVVVVSAGNEGPDSGGLSNPAIDPYVIAVGATSPSTSVLSSVTNGAAQAWSAWSTPSSASFSSRGTSERPVDIAAPGTSVVGLRAPGSFVDTEHPEGRVANDASARLLRGSGTSQAAAVVSGAAALLLQADPSLTPDAVKAALTSTADPVWGADRRSVGAGQVDVAAALRTVKAAKAGDLRARAALSARQSFPRSTGLGSLDAARGTAHLVDPETGAALTGEVDVQGRAWDGRVWSAAAAQDATWSGGLYLGERWSGDTWASSGSWQRARWSDAAWQRARWSAAGWDSARWSRARWSSSSYDSARWS from the coding sequence GTGACCAGTGACCTCCAGCGGCGCCGTGACCGGCGTCCCACCCGCCAGCGCCTCAGGAGCACCGCCCTCGCCGGCACGGCGCTCGTCGCGGCCGCCACCCTCGTGCCCGCCGCCCCCGCCCTCGCCGCCTCTCCCGGCGACGCGGGCACCGGGGTCGCAGCGGTGGCGGCACCGACCACCCTGCAGCCCGGACTCCTCAGCTCGGTGCTCGGCACCCTGTGGGGCGACCGCAAGACCGACGACCTCGCGCGCAACCCGCTCACCGGGAAGTACGACGCACGGCGCGACCCGGGGTCGCTCTACTCCATCACCACCGCCATCGGCGCCCGCGACGTCTGGCAGCAGACCGACGCGCGCGGCGCCGCCCTCACCGGCAAGGGCGTGACCGTGGCGGTCGTCGACAGCGGCGTCGCCCCCGTGCAGGGCCTGGCCGGGAAGCTCGTGCAGGGACCGGACCTGTCGATCGAGGCCAACAGCGCCTCACCGCTGTCACCGGACTCCTACGGCCACGGCACGCACATGGCCAGCATCATCGGGACGGCCGACGCCGCGTCGCGGACCCGCACCGGCGCGCCGTCCGTCCTGGACAGCACCTCCCAGCTGGGCGTGGCGCCCGACGCCGGCCTCCTGGCCCTGAAGCTGGCCAACACCGACGGCAGCACCGACGTCAGCCAGGTCATCGCCGGGCTCGACTGGGTGGTGGAGCACCGCCGCGACAACGGCATGGACGTGCGCGTCGTCAACCTCTCCTTCGGCACCGACGGTCTGCAGAGCTACCAGGTCGACCCGCTCGCCGCCGCCGTCGAGCGCGCCTGGCAGCGCGGCGTCGTGGTGGTCGTCTCCGCCGGCAACGAGGGGCCCGACTCGGGCGGCCTGAGCAACCCCGCCATCGACCCCTACGTCATCGCCGTCGGAGCGACGTCGCCGAGCACCTCGGTGCTCTCGTCGGTGACGAACGGCGCCGCGCAGGCGTGGAGCGCCTGGAGCACGCCGTCGTCGGCGTCCTTCTCCTCCCGGGGCACCAGCGAGCGGCCCGTCGACATCGCCGCACCGGGCACCTCGGTGGTGGGCCTGCGGGCCCCCGGCTCGTTCGTCGACACCGAGCACCCCGAGGGGCGCGTCGCCAACGACGCGAGCGCCCGCCTCCTGCGCGGCAGCGGCACGTCGCAGGCCGCGGCCGTGGTCAGCGGTGCCGCCGCGCTCCTGCTGCAGGCGGACCCGTCCCTGACGCCCGACGCCGTCAAGGCGGCCCTGACCTCGACGGCGGACCCCGTCTGGGGCGCGGACCGGCGCAGCGTCGGTGCCGGCCAGGTCGACGTGGCCGCCGCGCTGCGGACCGTGAAGGCCGCGAAGGCCGGCGACCTCCGGGCCCGGGCCGCGCTGTCCGCGCGGCAGTCGTTCCCCCGGTCGACGGGCCTGGGCAGCCTCGACGCCGCCCGCGGCACCGCCCACCTCGTGGACCCCGAGACGGGAGCCGCCCTCACCGGCGAGGTCGACGTGCAGGGCCGCGCCTGGGACGGCCGGGTCTGGTCGGCGGCCGCCGCGCAGGACGCCACGTGGTCCGGCGGGCTGTACCTGGGCGAGCGCTGGAGCGGCGACACCTGGGCCTCCTCCGGGTCCTGGCAGCGCGCCCGCTGGAGCGACGCCGCCTGGCAGCGGGCCCGCTGGTCGGCCGCCGGCTGGGACAGCGCCCGCTGGAGCCGGGCGCGGTGGAGCAGCTCCAGCTACGACAGCGCGCGCTGGTCGTGA